From Saccopteryx leptura isolate mSacLep1 chromosome 3, mSacLep1_pri_phased_curated, whole genome shotgun sequence, one genomic window encodes:
- the SIGLEC11 gene encoding sialic acid-binding Ig-like lectin 11 has translation MLPLLLPLLWAGSLQKDSGYKLQVPELVTVQRGLCVRVPCTLSYPQVGWNDSIPAYGYWFFKKDGKKDVLVATNNQIKGAKMTKLLFNLSGDPGTNNCSLSITNAQRKNSGKYYFRLERGHVKHNYQNNLLTVNVTALTQTPHILVTEPLASGSPSHLTCSMPGACDVLTISWMGAALRPLGLDLADYNSSEILLNPRPQDHGTNLTCRVTFPGTGVYKERTLTLNVSYAPQNLTIIIFQGNHREPELAGNGSCIPVREGDSLRLLCVADSNPPATLSWAQGGRTLSPSQPWNPGVLELPQVEAGHEGEFTCRAQHPRGSMRVLLRLSVQNPPQLLGPSCSWEDQGLHCSCSSRAQPAPSLRWRLGAGLLEGNHSNASCRVTSRSAGPWANSSLSLSQELSAGLRLSCEASNVHGAQSAAVLLLPGKPVLGNELVLGVVGGAGVAGLLSLCLCFIVFMVKTCRRDAPEATAGDKDVPSMLGSISQGQHECPPGSHLDHLPLAVVSSTSGEEQELHYASLSFHGLRPWKPRDQEATSTTEYAEVKIRK, from the exons ATGCTGCCGTTGCTTCTGCCCCTGCTGTGGGCCG GGTCACTCCAGAAGGATTCAGGGTACAAGTTGCAAGTGCCGGAGTTGGTGACAGTGCAGAGGGGTCTGTGTGTCCGTGTCCCCTGCACCCTGTCCTACCCTCAGGTTGGCTGGAACGACTCTATCCCAGCTTATGGctactggttctttaaaaaggatgGCAAAAAAGATGTTCTCGTGGCCACAAATAACCAAATCAAGGGAGCAAAAATGACCAAATTGCTATTCAACCTCTCTGGGGACCCTGGGACCAACAATTGCTCCCTGAGCATCACCAATGCCCAAAGGAAAAACAGTGGAAAGTACTATTTCCGACTGGAGAGAGGTCATGTGAAACACAATTACCAAAATAATCTGCTCACTGTGAACGTGACAG CGCTGACACAGACTCCCCACATCCTCGTCACGGAGCCCCTGGCGTCCGGCAGCCCCAGCCACCTGACGTGCTCCATGCCGGGGGCCTGTGACGTCCTCACCATCTCCTGGATGGGGGCTGCCCTGAGACCCCTGGGACTGGACTTGGCAGACTATAACTCCTCGGAGATCCTGCTCAACCCCCGCCCGCAGGACCATGGCACCAACCTCACCTGTCGGGTCACCTTCCCCGGGACCGGTGTGTACAAGGAGAGGACACTCACGCTCAACGTGTCCT ATGCTCCGCAGAACCTGACCATCATCATCTTCCAAGGAAACCACAGAG aaCCGGAACTCGCGGGGAACGGCTCATGTATCCCGGTCCGGGAAGGCGACTCTCTGCGCCTGCTTTGCGTCGCTGACAGCAACCCTCCCGCCACGCTGAGCTGGGCCCAGGGAGGCCGGACCCTGAGCCCCTCACAGCCCTGGAACCCCGGGGTCCTGGAGCTGCCCCAGGTGGAGGCGGGGCACGAAGGCGAATTCACCTGCCGAGCTCAGCACCCGCGGGGCTCCATGCGTGTCCTCTTGCGTCTCTCCGTGCAGA acCCCCCGCAGCTGCTGGGCCCCTCCTGCTCTTGGGAGGACCAGGGTCTGCACTGCAGCTGCTCCTCCCGAGCCCAGCCGGCCCCCTCCCTGCGCTggcggctgggggcggggctgctggaggggaaccaCAGCAATGCCTCCTGCAGGGTCACCTCCCGCTCAGCGGGGCCCTGGGCCAAcagctccctgagcctcagccagGAGCTCAGCGCCGGCCTCAGACTCAGCTGCGAGGCCAGCAATGTCCATGGGGCCCAGAGCGCCGCTGTCCTGCTGCTGCCAG GGAAGCCCGTGTTGGGGAACGAATTGGTTCTGGGGGTTGTCGGGGGAGCCGGTGTCGCTGGCCtgctcagtctctgtctctgcttcaTCGTCTTCAT GGTGAAGACCTGCAGGAGGGATGCACCTGAGGCCACAGCTGGGGACAAGGATGTCCCTTCCATGCTGGGTTCCATTTCCCAG GGTCAGCATGAATGTCCACCAGGCAGCCACCTGGACCACCTGCCCCTAGCTGTGGTCTCCTCCACctcaggggaggagcaggagctcCATTATGCCTCCCTCAGCTTCCACGGGTTAAGGCCCTGGAAGCCTCGGGACCAAGAGGCCACCAGCACCACCGAGTACGCAGAGGTCAAGATCCGCAAATGA